In Lacerta agilis isolate rLacAgi1 chromosome 1, rLacAgi1.pri, whole genome shotgun sequence, the following proteins share a genomic window:
- the FGF4 gene encoding fibroblast growth factor 4: MLLGMTGPSSACLPVLLLGLLSPWLAGRCMPAFAQPHQQPQHNDTLEWRWETLFSRSMARIPGERREPNRDGDYLLGIKRLRRLYCNVGIGFHIQVLPDGRINGIHNENRHSLLEISPVERGVVSLFGVKSGLFVAMNSKGKLYGANHFNDECKFKEILLPNNYNAYESQIYRGCT; the protein is encoded by the exons ATGTTGCTCGGAATGACTGGCCCCTCTTCGGCCTGCTTGCCAGTCTTGCTCCTGGGACTGCTGTCGCCTTGGCTGGCCGGGCGCTGCATGCCCGCCTTCgcccagccccaccagcagcCCCAGCACAACGACACCCTGGAGTGGCGCTGGGAGACGCTCTTCTCGCGCTCCATGGCCAGGATCCCCGGGGAAAGGAGGGAGCCCAACCGCGACGGCGACTATCTGCTGGGCATCAAGAGGCTCAGGCGTCTCTATTGCAACGTCGGCATCGGCTTCCACATCCAGGTGCTGCCAGACGGCAGGATCAACGGGATCCACAACGAAAACCGGCACA GTTTGCTTGAAATCTCTCCTGTGGAAAGAGGAGTGGTGAGCCTCTTTGGCGTTAAAAGTGGACTCTTTGTAGCCATGAACAGTAAAGGCAAACTCTATGGAGCT AACCATTTCAATGATGAGTGCAAATTCAAAGAGATCCTGCTCCCCAACAACTACAACGCCTATGAGTCCCAGATCTACCGGGGATGTACATAG